TGACCGTAATGACAGGATGTAAAAAATGGCTGGACGTAAACTATGATCCGGCTACGCCACAGGATCCTGATCCGGCATCTGTATTCCCTGCACAATTAGCTGGTCTTCCCCGCGGCAATCAATATGATGCGCGGTATGTAGGCCGTTATATACAAAACTGGGGAACTTCTCTTTCCTCCCGCACCGCAGATATTGTATGGGACAATATGGGTTACGCTACAGGCAGCGATGCCAATGGCGATATCTGGCGGCAGTGTTACTTTGGTTTAGGTAAGAACCTGGATTATATTATCGCTACCGGGCATACAAAAGGCCAATGGGATTATATAGGTGCAGCATATGCACTGAAAGCCTACATGTTCCAGATCACTACGGATCACCATGGTGAAATAATTTACACAGAAGCCTTCAAGGAAAACACGGCCATCTTCAAATTCGACAGTCAGGATACAGTATATGCAGGCGTCCGCTCACTTTGTGATTCTGCTCTCAAATACCTGGCACGTACGGATTTCCCCAACCCTGCGACCAACAGGCTGGTGCGTGGAGATTATGTCTACAATGGTGATAATGCAAAATGGACCAAGTTCGTATATGGCGTACTGGCACATAACTATAATCACCTGAGCAGGAAATCCACCCTTTATGATCCTGCCAAAGTGATTGAATATTGCGATAAGTCTATGACCACTATTGCAGACGACTTTTTGGTTCCTTTTGATGGTACAAAAAATGATGATACCAATTTCTTTGGCCCCTACAGGGATAACCTCACTTTTGTGCGCCAGGGAGCCTTCGTTGTAAGGTTGCTGGACGGGTTTGCACTTGCAGGCAGCCGTACTTTTGCCAACAGGGACCCAAGGATCAGGCATATGCTGTCCGCCTCCCAGGATACCACCAATGGGAATGGTGGCTATGTAGGTGTGGAACCTGGTATCGGAGACCCTAATGCTGCCTCTACTGTTCCTGCCAACATGCGCAAACGCGCTGCAGCACCATGGGGAGATAGCATTTATGCAAACCCCAGCGCGGCCGTTTTCACACCCAATTCCGGTAAATATCTCTTCAAGGATAAGGCGGTGATGCCTGTAATGACAGCTGCTGAGATCTACTTCATTAAAGCAGAGGCCGCTTTCCTGAGCAACAAACCGGATGTTGCGCTGGACGCTTATACAAAAGGGATCAATGCACATTTTGATTTCATTAACCGTACGTCAATACCACGCGGCGGCAGTGTTATATACAATGGATCACCCATCACTGCAAAGGAACGGGCCGATTACCTTGCAAGCCCTAACGTAGCTAAAACACAGGCTGCGCTTACTTTAACGGATATAATGCTGCAAAAATACATTGCACTGTTTGGCTGGGGTTTTAATGAAACATGGGTAGACCTGCGCAGGTATGAATACAACAGGATCTTCGATGCTAAAACACTACAACCTGTATACCGCAGCTTTGCTACACCGCAGACGCTGAACGGCCTCAATAACGGCCAGTTGGTACAAAGAGCCCGCCCGCGTTTCAATTCAGAGTATGTATGGAATCTGGATGAACTGAAAAGAATTCAGGCGGATGCATCAAACTATCATACCAAACCCATCTGGTTTGCAATACCCAACTAAAAACTGCAACATATGAAACTATCATATCTTATCATACTAATTGCGGGCGCAAGCATTGCGTTAACAGCCTGCAAAAAGAACACCTTCCATGTAACAGAAAGGGATATCATTACGAATACAGCACTCATCAAGATCGGGTACTTTTCACCCAGTACCAATAACCAGGGGATACAGCTGAAGATCAATGGCACCAGGGTAAGCAATAACTTTGTATATCCAATTGCATTCCCTGGCGGCGGGTTGAACACAGGTGGTTCCAATAACAGCGACTATGTAACAGTAAGGCCTGGTGAAACTACTATCACCTTATCTGTTCCTAAAGTTGGAACAGCAGAGGATTCTGTTCCCGTACTCACTTTTTCGCAGGCATTGGCGGCCAATAAGAAGTACACCTTCTTTACAACGGATTCTGTGCCGAATGTGAGTGGAGTGATTGTTGAAGATGATACGGCGCCTATAGACACCGGTGCGCGCATCAAACTGATCAACCTGATCCCGAATGCACCCTCGGTGGATTTTTATCATCGTGGTAAACTGCTCATGGCAAATGTGGAGTACAAAAAGGTGTCTGCATACGTTACCATTCCTAATGGCAATGATTCCTTCCACATCCGGAGGGCAGGTGCTCCCATTACGGAAACACCTTTGGGTAAACAGCTCATTAATACCTCCAAACAGCGGATCTATACATTCCTTGCCAGAGGATGGGTAGGTGGCAAGGGCATACTGGACCCAAGGATCTCAGCCATCTTTGTTCAATAATAATTTCCAGCGCCGGGCTTTTTGCCCGGCGTTGTTTTTTATATTTGTTACATGAACTTACGTAGTCAGATCCTCTCTGAAGGTTCAAAAGAAAATGCATTGAAGGTTGTTCATTGGATAGGGAATGATCCCGAACGGTTCCGCAGCCTCATGGATATTTTTCTGCATGATGAATACCGTGTGGTGCAACGTGCCTCCTGGGTTATGAGTATAGTGGCAGAAGAACAGCCGGCCTTAGTAAAGCCCCATTTAAAAGCAATGGTAGACAGGATGGGTGATGCGGATATACCTGTTGCGGTTAAACGAAATGTAGTACGTGTGCTGCAGTTTATACCCGTTCCCAAAAAGCTGCAGGGCCCTGTAATGGATTATTGCTTCCGCTTCCTGGAAGACCCGCAGGAAACCGTAGCCGTGAGAGTATTCTCCATGACCGTACTTGCCAACCTGGCGCAGCAATACCCTGAGATTAAGAATGAGATCATCCTGCTGATAGAAGATCAGCTGCGCGAAGGTGCGCTGCCTGCATTTAAAAGCAGGGGGAAGAAAACATTGAAGTTGTTGCAGGCAAAAAGCAAATCAAGCAACGAGTAGCGCCTCCGGCGGGGTTTTAAACACCGATGATAAAATAAAGCTCTCCATGCCTTCCGCAGGGTTTGTTCCTTAGAAAAACACCATCATAAAAAACATGCTTCGCCTCCGGCGGGGTTTGCACTTTAGAAAAACATCTTCGACAAAAATAAAACCCACGCTTCACACCCGGCCGGGTCTAAGCCATAGAAAACATTCTCCCCAAAAAGAAAACCACCTCCGCCTCCGGCGGAGCTCCAACATCTCCAAATAAAAAAAGCCCGAAGCATATGCTCCGGGCCTTCAGGAAATCTATTTCGAATAACACTTAAAACACTTAGTTTTCTCCCTGTTTGTCATCTGCTGCCGGTGGCGGCGTAGGAGGTGCAGGTGGCCTGTTGGCATACTTGATCTCAATCGGCCTTCTTACAGGTGCAGAGATCGGGCGGGAAGTTGGCGCAGCCGGTTGCGGTGGCTCAGGCGCTTCTTCTCTTGGCACGTATGGCTTCGGCTCCTTCTGTGGTTTCGGCTCTCTCGGCTCTTTCGGTTCTTTTGGCGTATTAGGCTTTTTCTTAGCACTCTTAGGCGCAAAAATAGCGATCATGCGTTTACCTTCCATCAATGGCATCCCTTCAAGGGCTCCCACTTCAGCAAGACGTTCAGCAAATTTCAACAGGATCAGCTCACCACGTTCTTTGAACATGATTGCCCGTCCTTTGAACTGTACATATGTTTTAACCTTATTGCCTTCCCGCAGGAATTTCTCGGCATGTTTGGCTTTGAAATCGAAATCGTGATCATCTGTATTCGGCGTAAAGCGAATTTCCTTCACCTCGCTCTTATGAGCATTCGCCTTCATTTCCTTTTCCTTCTTCTTCTTCTCGTAAAGGAATTTGTTATAATCGATGATGCGGCATACAGGAGGGACTGCATTGGGGGATATTTCTACCAGGTCCAGTTGCAGGTCTTCAGCCATGCGTAATGCATCATCCGTTCTATAAAGCCCTGGCTCCACGTTATCGCCAACCAGCCTGACCTCAGGTACACGGATCATTCTGTTTGTACGATGCTCCTGCTGTTGTTCTCTTCTGAAATTAGGGTTTCTGCCCCGGAAGTTTGGTCTTGGTCCTTGTTGCATTAAAATGTTGAATTGTTAGATAATAATGATGATAAACGCGGCATATTGAGTTTTATTCCTATAAAACAAATGATCATTCAAAAGGTTTGCGGTTTGTAACTTCATCCTGTATCAGGCTTACAAATTCTTCTACGGACATTGCGCCGAGATCTCCTTTGGCCTGCCTGCGTACAGCTACTTTGGCGTCTGATTCTTCTTTTTCTCCGAGCACCAGCATGTAAGGAACTTTCGCTACTTCCGCATCACGGATCTTTTTCCCGATCTTCTCGCTTCTATCATCAATTTCAGCGCGAATTTCCGCTTTTTTTAGCAATTCTGCTACTTTTTCTGTATAAGCCTGGTACTTGTCACTGATCGGCAGCAATTTCACCTGGGTGGGTGTAAGCCATAACGGGAATTTACCTGCACAATGTTCTATCAGCACCGCAATGAAGCGCTCCAGCGAACCAAACGGCGCGCGGTGGATCATTACAGGACGGTGGATCCTATTATCAGCGCCTACATATTCCAGTTCAAAACGCTCCGGCAGATTGTAATCCACCTGGATGGTACCCAGCTGCCATTTACGGCCCAGGGCATCTTTCACCATGAAGTCCAGTTTGGGGCCGTAAAATGCCGCCTCACCATATTCCACCACGGTTTTCAGCCCTTTTTCAGCAGCAGATTCTATGATCGCCTGCTCAGCCAGTTCCCAGTTCTCGTCTGATCCGATATATTTCGCACGGTCTTCTTTGTCTCTCAGCGAAATTTGTGCCGTATAATTTTCAAAGCCTAAACTTCCAAAAACATACAACACCAGGTCTATCACTTTGCAGAACTCTTCTTTCACCTGGTCCGGGCGGCAGAACAGGTGGGCATCGTCCTGTGTAAATCCGCGCACACGGGTGAGCCCGTGTAATTCTCCGTGCTGCTCGTAACGGTAAACAGTACCGAACTCCGCAAAACGCACCGGCAGGTCTTTGTAAGACTTGGGAGAAGTTTTATAGATCTCACAGTGATGCGGGCAGTTCATGGGTTTCAGCATGAACTCCTCACCTTCTTCCGGCGTATGAATAGCCTGGAAGCTGTCTTTCCCGTATTTCTCGTAGTGGCCTGAAGTGATGTACAGGTTCTTGTTCCCGATGTGGGGAGTAACAACCGGCAGGTAACCACTTTCTATCTGGGCTTTCTGCAGGAAGTTCTGCAGGCGCTCTCTCAGCATAGCACCTTTAGGCAGCCACAGCGGCAGGCCCAAACCTACTTTCTCAGAGAAGGCAAACAGTTCCAGTTCCTTACCCAGCTTGCGGTGGTCACGTTTCTTTGCTTCTTCGAGCAGGGCCAGGTACTCATCCAGTTCCTTTTGGGAAGGGAAAGTGATCCCGTAGATGCGGGTCAGCATCTTGTTGTTCTCATTCCCCAGCCAGTAAGCCCCGGCAATATTGGTGAGTTTTATCGCCTTGATAAAACCGGTGCTGGGAATGTGAGGGCCACGGCAGAGGTCCGTGAAATTGCCCTGGGTATAAAAAGTGATGGTACCGTCTTCCAGTTTCTGCAAGAGGTCCAGCTTATAAGGGTCGTTCTTTTCAGTAAAGTACTTGATAGCGTCTGCCTTGGAAACATCCTTGCGTACGTATACGCTGTTCAGTTTGGCCAGTTCAGCCATTTTGACTTCCAGCTTCCGCAGCTCTTCATCTGAGATCTGGCGGCCATCGAGATCCACATCGTAAAAGAAACCGCCGTTTTCAAGGGAAGGTCCATAACCGAACTTCACACCCGGGTACAGTGCCTCCAGCGCTTCTGCCATCAAATGCGCAGAAGAATGCCACATAGTAGCCTTACCGTCTGTATCCACCCACGTGAGCAGTTGTAATGTACCGTCTTGTGTAATGGGGCGGGAAGCATCTACCACCTGTCCGTTTACTTTTGCCGCTAAAACTTTGCGGGCTAGGCCTTCGCTGATGGATTTGGCAATGTCCAGTGCTGATACACCCTGTTCATACTGTCGTACTGCGCCATCCGGAAATGTAATGTTGATCATAAATCCTGTTCTCAAATAAAATGCATGCGAAATTACGAAATCCATTAGTAATTACGAATTACGAATTACGCTGATTTGACTGTTATGTGGAAGCACCGGCCTATATTTTCATCAACAGGCGGAAAAGATGACTGCTGCCATCGTCATTATCTGCCACCAGTATAAGTTCCGGAGAATTGCCTGATTCCCGCAAACAAATTGATTCTATCTTCTTTTTAAAGAAAAGTGGCGAAATACCTTCCAGCCGGACCCATTCATCCGGCCAAACCCTGTCTTTCAGGA
This DNA window, taken from Chitinophaga niabensis, encodes the following:
- a CDS encoding SusD/RagB family nutrient-binding outer membrane lipoprotein, whose product is MKRYIFNTFMLLFAVMTVMTGCKKWLDVNYDPATPQDPDPASVFPAQLAGLPRGNQYDARYVGRYIQNWGTSLSSRTADIVWDNMGYATGSDANGDIWRQCYFGLGKNLDYIIATGHTKGQWDYIGAAYALKAYMFQITTDHHGEIIYTEAFKENTAIFKFDSQDTVYAGVRSLCDSALKYLARTDFPNPATNRLVRGDYVYNGDNAKWTKFVYGVLAHNYNHLSRKSTLYDPAKVIEYCDKSMTTIADDFLVPFDGTKNDDTNFFGPYRDNLTFVRQGAFVVRLLDGFALAGSRTFANRDPRIRHMLSASQDTTNGNGGYVGVEPGIGDPNAASTVPANMRKRAAAPWGDSIYANPSAAVFTPNSGKYLFKDKAVMPVMTAAEIYFIKAEAAFLSNKPDVALDAYTKGINAHFDFINRTSIPRGGSVIYNGSPITAKERADYLASPNVAKTQAALTLTDIMLQKYIALFGWGFNETWVDLRRYEYNRIFDAKTLQPVYRSFATPQTLNGLNNGQLVQRARPRFNSEYVWNLDELKRIQADASNYHTKPIWFAIPN
- a CDS encoding DUF4397 domain-containing protein translates to MKLSYLIILIAGASIALTACKKNTFHVTERDIITNTALIKIGYFSPSTNNQGIQLKINGTRVSNNFVYPIAFPGGGLNTGGSNNSDYVTVRPGETTITLSVPKVGTAEDSVPVLTFSQALAANKKYTFFTTDSVPNVSGVIVEDDTAPIDTGARIKLINLIPNAPSVDFYHRGKLLMANVEYKKVSAYVTIPNGNDSFHIRRAGAPITETPLGKQLINTSKQRIYTFLARGWVGGKGILDPRISAIFVQ
- the infC gene encoding translation initiation factor IF-3, whose product is MQQGPRPNFRGRNPNFRREQQQEHRTNRMIRVPEVRLVGDNVEPGLYRTDDALRMAEDLQLDLVEISPNAVPPVCRIIDYNKFLYEKKKKEKEMKANAHKSEVKEIRFTPNTDDHDFDFKAKHAEKFLREGNKVKTYVQFKGRAIMFKERGELILLKFAERLAEVGALEGMPLMEGKRMIAIFAPKSAKKKPNTPKEPKEPREPKPQKEPKPYVPREEAPEPPQPAAPTSRPISAPVRRPIEIKYANRPPAPPTPPPAADDKQGEN
- the thrS gene encoding threonine--tRNA ligase, whose protein sequence is MINITFPDGAVRQYEQGVSALDIAKSISEGLARKVLAAKVNGQVVDASRPITQDGTLQLLTWVDTDGKATMWHSSAHLMAEALEALYPGVKFGYGPSLENGGFFYDVDLDGRQISDEELRKLEVKMAELAKLNSVYVRKDVSKADAIKYFTEKNDPYKLDLLQKLEDGTITFYTQGNFTDLCRGPHIPSTGFIKAIKLTNIAGAYWLGNENNKMLTRIYGITFPSQKELDEYLALLEEAKKRDHRKLGKELELFAFSEKVGLGLPLWLPKGAMLRERLQNFLQKAQIESGYLPVVTPHIGNKNLYITSGHYEKYGKDSFQAIHTPEEGEEFMLKPMNCPHHCEIYKTSPKSYKDLPVRFAEFGTVYRYEQHGELHGLTRVRGFTQDDAHLFCRPDQVKEEFCKVIDLVLYVFGSLGFENYTAQISLRDKEDRAKYIGSDENWELAEQAIIESAAEKGLKTVVEYGEAAFYGPKLDFMVKDALGRKWQLGTIQVDYNLPERFELEYVGADNRIHRPVMIHRAPFGSLERFIAVLIEHCAGKFPLWLTPTQVKLLPISDKYQAYTEKVAELLKKAEIRAEIDDRSEKIGKKIRDAEVAKVPYMLVLGEKEESDAKVAVRRQAKGDLGAMSVEEFVSLIQDEVTNRKPFE